One genomic segment of Pongo abelii isolate AG06213 chromosome 13, NHGRI_mPonAbe1-v2.0_pri, whole genome shotgun sequence includes these proteins:
- the ZBTB5 gene encoding zinc finger and BTB domain-containing protein 5 isoform X2, whose amino-acid sequence MDFPGHFEQIFQQLNYQRLHGQLCDCVIVVGNRHFKAHRSVLAACSTHFRALFSVAEGDQTMNMIQLDSEVVTAEAFAALIDMMYTSTLMLGESNVMDVLLAASHLHLNSVVKACKHYLTTRTLPMSPPSERVQEQSARMQRSFMLQQLGLSIVSSALNSSQNGEEQPAPMSSSMRSNLDQRTPFPMRRLHKRKQSAEERARQRLRPSMDESAISDVTPENGPSGVHSREEFFSPDSLKIVDNPKADGMTDNQEDSAIMFDQSFGTQEDAQVPSQSDNSAGNMAQLSMASRATQVETSFDQEAATEKSSFQCENPEVGLGEKEHMRVVVKSEPLSSPEPQDEVSDVTSQAEGSESVEVEGVVVSAEKIDLSPESSDRSFSDPQSSTDRVGDIHILEVTNNLEHKSTFSISNFLNKSRGNNFTANQNNDDNIPNTTSDCRLESEAPYLLSPEAGPAGGPSSAPGSHVENPFSEPADSHFVRPMQEVMGLPCVQTSGYQGGEQFGMDFSRSGLGLHSSFSRVMIGSPRGGASNFPYYRRIAPKMPVVTSVRSSQIPENSTSSQLMMNGATSSFENGHPSQPGPPQLTRASADVLSKCKKALSEHNVLVVEGARKYACKICCKTFLTLTDCKKHIRVHTGEKPYACLKCGKRFSQSSHLYKHSKTTCLRWQSSNLPSTLL is encoded by the coding sequence ATGGATTTTCCTGGTCACTTTGAACAAATCTTCCAGCAGCTGAACTACCAGAGACTTCATGGCCAGCTCTGTGATTGTGTCATTGTAGTGGGGAATAGACACTTTAAAGCCCACCGCTCCGTGCTGGCAGCATGCAGCACGCATTTCCGAGCCCTGTTCTCAGTGGCAGAAGGAGATCAGACCATGAACATGATCCAGCTGGATAGCGAGGTGGTGACAGCAGAGGCCTTTGCTGCACTGATTGACATGATGTATACCTCCACCCTCATGCTGGGGGAGAGCAATGTTATGGATGTCTTATTGGCAGCCTCTCACCTGCATTTGAACTCTGTTGTTAAGGCATGTAAACATTACTTAACGACAAGGACGCTGCCCATGTCTCCCCCCAGTGAGCGCGTTCAGGAGCAGAGCGCCCGCATGCAGCGCTCCTTTATGCTACAGCAGCTGGGACTAAGCATCGTGAGCTCAGCCCTCAATTCCAGCCAGAATGGCGAGGAGCAGCCAGCCCCCATGAGCTCTTCCATGCGCAGTAACCTGGATCAGCGCACGCCCTTCCCCATGAGACGCCTTCATAAGCGCAAGCAGTCTGCAGAGGAGCGGGCCAGGCAGCGCCTCCGACCCTCCATGGATGAGTCTGCCATTTCAGATGTTACACCAGAGAATGGGCCTTCAGGGGTTCATTCTCGGGAGGAGTTCTTTTCACCAGATTCTCTGAAAATTGTGGATAATCCTAAAGCTGATGGAATGACTGATAACCAGGAAGACAGTGCGATCATGTTTGATCAGTCTTTTGGCACTCAAGAAGATGCCCAGGTGCCCAGCCAGTCTGATAACAGTGCTGGCAACATGGCACAGTTGTCCATGGCCTCTCGTGCAACTCAGGTTGAGACTAGTTTTGATCAGGAAGCTGCAACTGAGAAAAGTAGTTTTCAGTGTGAAAATCCTGAGGTTGGCCTTGGTGAGAAGGAGCACATGAGAGTGGTGGTTAAATCTGAACCCCTGAGCTCACCTGAGCCTCAGGATGAAGTGAGTGATGTGACCTCACAAGCAGAAGGCAGCGAGTCTGTGGAAGTGGAAGGAGTTGTGGTCAGTGCCGAGAAGATAGACCTCAGCCCTGAAAGCAGTGATCGGAGTTTTTCAGATCCCCAGTCTAGCACAGACAGGGTAGGTGATATCCATATTTTGGAAGTCACAAATAACCTAGAGCATAAGTCCACTTTTAGTATTTCGAATTTTCTTAACAAGAGCAGAGGAAATAACTTTACTGCAAATCAGAACAATGATGATAATATTCCAAACACCACTAGTGACTGCAGGCTGGAGAGTGAGGCCCCCTATTTGTTGAGTCCAGAGGCTGGGCCTGCAGGTGGGCCCTCCTCTGCCCCTGGCTCTCATGTAGAGAACCCATTTAGTGAACCTGCAGACTCCCACTTCGTCAGGCCTATGCAGGAGGTGATGGGCCTGCCGTGTGTGCAGACTTCAGGCTACCAAGGAGGAGAACAGTTTGGGATGGACTTTTCCAGGTCTGGTTTGGGCCTCCACTCCTCCTTCTCCAGGGTAATGATAGGTTCCCCAAGGGGAGGAGCCAGTAACTTTCCTTACTACCGCCGCATAGCTCCCAAAATGCCAGTTGTAACTTCCGTCAGGAGCTCACAGATCCCAGAAAACTCTACCAGTTCCCAGCTAATGATGAATGGAGCTACGTCCTCatttgaaaatggccatccttcccagcCTGGCCCTCCACAGTTGACCAGGGCATCTGCAGATGTTCTGTCAAAGTGCAAGAAGGCCTTATCAGAGCACAATGTTTTGGTCGTAGAGGGAGCTCGCAAGTATGCCTGCAAAATCTGCTGCAAAACTTTTCTGACTTTGACAGATTGCAAGAAGCACATCCGTGTTCACACAGGTGAAAAGCCTTACGCCTGCCTGAAGTGTGGCAAGAGGTTTAGTCAGTCCAGCCACCTGTATAAGCACTCAAAGACTACCTGCCTGCGCTGGCAGAGCAGCAATCTTCCCAGCACTTTGCTCTAG
- the ZBTB5 gene encoding zinc finger and BTB domain-containing protein 5 isoform X1 — protein MAGALTWGRLSTRGAPRRRGARRSVLVPPAYLGCLSEGALLPSERRGQAGSSAQASPVSRRKAGTRADPRLATIMDFPGHFEQIFQQLNYQRLHGQLCDCVIVVGNRHFKAHRSVLAACSTHFRALFSVAEGDQTMNMIQLDSEVVTAEAFAALIDMMYTSTLMLGESNVMDVLLAASHLHLNSVVKACKHYLTTRTLPMSPPSERVQEQSARMQRSFMLQQLGLSIVSSALNSSQNGEEQPAPMSSSMRSNLDQRTPFPMRRLHKRKQSAEERARQRLRPSMDESAISDVTPENGPSGVHSREEFFSPDSLKIVDNPKADGMTDNQEDSAIMFDQSFGTQEDAQVPSQSDNSAGNMAQLSMASRATQVETSFDQEAATEKSSFQCENPEVGLGEKEHMRVVVKSEPLSSPEPQDEVSDVTSQAEGSESVEVEGVVVSAEKIDLSPESSDRSFSDPQSSTDRVGDIHILEVTNNLEHKSTFSISNFLNKSRGNNFTANQNNDDNIPNTTSDCRLESEAPYLLSPEAGPAGGPSSAPGSHVENPFSEPADSHFVRPMQEVMGLPCVQTSGYQGGEQFGMDFSRSGLGLHSSFSRVMIGSPRGGASNFPYYRRIAPKMPVVTSVRSSQIPENSTSSQLMMNGATSSFENGHPSQPGPPQLTRASADVLSKCKKALSEHNVLVVEGARKYACKICCKTFLTLTDCKKHIRVHTGEKPYACLKCGKRFSQSSHLYKHSKTTCLRWQSSNLPSTLL, from the coding sequence GATCATGGATTTTCCTGGTCACTTTGAACAAATCTTCCAGCAGCTGAACTACCAGAGACTTCATGGCCAGCTCTGTGATTGTGTCATTGTAGTGGGGAATAGACACTTTAAAGCCCACCGCTCCGTGCTGGCAGCATGCAGCACGCATTTCCGAGCCCTGTTCTCAGTGGCAGAAGGAGATCAGACCATGAACATGATCCAGCTGGATAGCGAGGTGGTGACAGCAGAGGCCTTTGCTGCACTGATTGACATGATGTATACCTCCACCCTCATGCTGGGGGAGAGCAATGTTATGGATGTCTTATTGGCAGCCTCTCACCTGCATTTGAACTCTGTTGTTAAGGCATGTAAACATTACTTAACGACAAGGACGCTGCCCATGTCTCCCCCCAGTGAGCGCGTTCAGGAGCAGAGCGCCCGCATGCAGCGCTCCTTTATGCTACAGCAGCTGGGACTAAGCATCGTGAGCTCAGCCCTCAATTCCAGCCAGAATGGCGAGGAGCAGCCAGCCCCCATGAGCTCTTCCATGCGCAGTAACCTGGATCAGCGCACGCCCTTCCCCATGAGACGCCTTCATAAGCGCAAGCAGTCTGCAGAGGAGCGGGCCAGGCAGCGCCTCCGACCCTCCATGGATGAGTCTGCCATTTCAGATGTTACACCAGAGAATGGGCCTTCAGGGGTTCATTCTCGGGAGGAGTTCTTTTCACCAGATTCTCTGAAAATTGTGGATAATCCTAAAGCTGATGGAATGACTGATAACCAGGAAGACAGTGCGATCATGTTTGATCAGTCTTTTGGCACTCAAGAAGATGCCCAGGTGCCCAGCCAGTCTGATAACAGTGCTGGCAACATGGCACAGTTGTCCATGGCCTCTCGTGCAACTCAGGTTGAGACTAGTTTTGATCAGGAAGCTGCAACTGAGAAAAGTAGTTTTCAGTGTGAAAATCCTGAGGTTGGCCTTGGTGAGAAGGAGCACATGAGAGTGGTGGTTAAATCTGAACCCCTGAGCTCACCTGAGCCTCAGGATGAAGTGAGTGATGTGACCTCACAAGCAGAAGGCAGCGAGTCTGTGGAAGTGGAAGGAGTTGTGGTCAGTGCCGAGAAGATAGACCTCAGCCCTGAAAGCAGTGATCGGAGTTTTTCAGATCCCCAGTCTAGCACAGACAGGGTAGGTGATATCCATATTTTGGAAGTCACAAATAACCTAGAGCATAAGTCCACTTTTAGTATTTCGAATTTTCTTAACAAGAGCAGAGGAAATAACTTTACTGCAAATCAGAACAATGATGATAATATTCCAAACACCACTAGTGACTGCAGGCTGGAGAGTGAGGCCCCCTATTTGTTGAGTCCAGAGGCTGGGCCTGCAGGTGGGCCCTCCTCTGCCCCTGGCTCTCATGTAGAGAACCCATTTAGTGAACCTGCAGACTCCCACTTCGTCAGGCCTATGCAGGAGGTGATGGGCCTGCCGTGTGTGCAGACTTCAGGCTACCAAGGAGGAGAACAGTTTGGGATGGACTTTTCCAGGTCTGGTTTGGGCCTCCACTCCTCCTTCTCCAGGGTAATGATAGGTTCCCCAAGGGGAGGAGCCAGTAACTTTCCTTACTACCGCCGCATAGCTCCCAAAATGCCAGTTGTAACTTCCGTCAGGAGCTCACAGATCCCAGAAAACTCTACCAGTTCCCAGCTAATGATGAATGGAGCTACGTCCTCatttgaaaatggccatccttcccagcCTGGCCCTCCACAGTTGACCAGGGCATCTGCAGATGTTCTGTCAAAGTGCAAGAAGGCCTTATCAGAGCACAATGTTTTGGTCGTAGAGGGAGCTCGCAAGTATGCCTGCAAAATCTGCTGCAAAACTTTTCTGACTTTGACAGATTGCAAGAAGCACATCCGTGTTCACACAGGTGAAAAGCCTTACGCCTGCCTGAAGTGTGGCAAGAGGTTTAGTCAGTCCAGCCACCTGTATAAGCACTCAAAGACTACCTGCCTGCGCTGGCAGAGCAGCAATCTTCCCAGCACTTTGCTCTAG
- the GRHPR gene encoding glyoxylate reductase/hydroxypyruvate reductase — protein MRPVRLMKVFVTRRIPAEGRVALARAADCEVEQWDSDEPIPAKELERGVAGAHGLLCLLSDCVDKRILDAAGANLKVISTMSAGFDHLALDEIKKRGIRVGYTPDVLTDTTAELAVSLLLTTCRRLPEAIEEVKNGGWTSWKPLWLCGYGLTQSTVGIIGLGRIGQAIARRLKPFGVQRFLYTGRQPRPEEAAEFQAEFVSTPELAAQSDFIVVACSLTPATEGLCNKDFFQKMKETAVFINISRGDVVNQDDLYQALASGKIAAAGLDVTSPEPLPTNHPLLTLKNCVILPHIGSATHRTRNTMSLLAANNLLAGLRGEPMPSELKL, from the exons ATGAGACCGGTGCGACTCATGAAGGTGTTCGTCACCCGCAGGATACCCGCCGAGGGCAGGGTCGCGCTCGCCCGGGCGGCAGA CTGTGAGGTGGAGCAGTGGGACTCGGATGAGCCCATCCCCGCCAAGGAGCTAGAGCGAGGTGTGGCGGGGGCCCACGGCCTGCTCTGCCTCCTCTCCGACTGCGTGGACAAGAGGATCCTGGATGCCGCAG GGGCCAATCTCAAAGTCATCAGCACCATGTCTGCGGGCTTCGACCACTTGGCTTTGGATGAAATCAAGAAGCG TGGGATCCGAGTTGGCTACACCCCAGATGTCCTGACAGATACCACCGCCGAACTCGCAGTCTCCCTGCTACTTACCACCTGCCGTCGGTTGCCAGAGGCCATCGAGGAAGTGAAGAA TGGTGGCTGGACCTCGTGGAAGCCCCTCTGGCTGTGTGGCTATGGACTCACGCAGAGCACTGTCGGCATCATCGGGCTGGGGCGCATAG GCCAGGCCATTGCTCGGCGTCTGAAACCATTTGGTGTCCAGAGATTTCTGTACACAGGGCGCCAGCCCAGGCCTGAGGAAGCAGCGGAATTCCAGGCAGAGTTTG TGTCTACCCCTGAGCTGGCTGCCCAGTCTGATTTCATCGTCGTGGCCTGCTCCTTAACGCCTGCAACTGAGGGACTCTGCAACAAGGACTTCTTCCAGAAGATGAAGGAAACAGCTGTGTTCATCAACATCAGCAG GGGCGACGTCGTAAACCAGGACGACCTGTACCAGGCCTTGGCCAGTGGTAAGATTGCAGCTGCTGGACTGGATGTGACGAGCCCAGAACCACTGCCTACAAACCACCCTCTCCTGACCCTGAAGAACTGTG tGATCCTGCCCCACATTGGCAGTGCCACCCACAGAACCCGCAACACCATGTCCTTATTGGCAGCTAACAACTTGCTGGCTGGCCTGAGAGGGGAGCCGATGCCTAGTGAACTCAAGCTGTAG